TAAATTTTCCTTCTTTCAAAATAATGATCTTCACTTGAGCTACTTTGCTCGGCCCACGATTGACCCTTTTATTGAAAAAAAAGAGACAGTTGAGGGCCAGGATCTCCATATTTGGATATCCTAAGATTACTTTACTTAGGGCGCTTTGCACCGTATTTAGATCTGGATTGTTTTCGATCTTTTACTGCGGCACAATCAAGAGCTCCTCTTACAATATGGTAACGTACACCAGGGAGGTCTTTTACTTTCCCACCACGAACCAGTACGATGCTGTGCTCTTGCAGGTTATGGCCTTCTCCTCCGATGTAAGCAATGATTTCTTTCCCATTAGAGAGACGTATCCATGCAACCTTTCTTAAAGCGGAATTTGGCTTTTTTGGAGTTTTTGTCTTTACCTGAACACAAACGCCGCGCTTTTGCGGGCAATTTTGTAGAGCAGGGGACTTCTCTCTTTTTCTTTTTGACTTGCGTCCAAAACGCACTAATTGATTAATTGTTGGCATCTTTGCCCTTCTCCTTGAGCGAGTTAATTAAAAAAAGAAGCCTTAGGAAAAAGCTTCTGCTACTTCTTAGCATACAACATGGAAGAAAATATAACTGGGAACAGCATTTCTTGCAAAAAGATTATCAAAAATCTAGTTTAAAAAATTTTTAAACTAGATTTCTTAAGCGTTTATTGAGAAATTTAATTTTAAAAATTAGACTTATCATATAAATAAAGATTAAACAAGGGTTATTAGGATGAAGATATTTAAATTTTTTTTAATATGTTTTCTTGGGTTGGTTTTAGGGTCTGGTAATACAGGAACTTTTAAAAAACCAGGTATAGTAGTTTCTTCTATCCGTAATAACATGGAAGAGATGCTACGTTATCATGTAGAGCACAAAGAATTTAATGAATTGCTTGCTAAACGTAGTTTAAGAATTTATATTGAACAGTTTGATAATAATAAAAACTATTTGCTTTTTGATGAAATTGATGATTATCTTAATCCATCTCGCGAATTGTTAACTCAAATGGTCGAGCAATACAAACAAGGATATTTCATAGTTTTTCAAGAATTGAATAACATAATAAGAAATTCCATTAAAAGAGAACGTGCTTATCGAGCACTACTGCAAAAAGAACTTATAAAAGCAGCAGAAGAACCAATAAATCACAAAACCTACTCTGATTATCCTCGTAGTAAAGAGGAGCTGCAAGTAAGGATTAAAAGCCATTTGCAAAAAATTATTGCATTTGAGAAGAAACAAAATCCAAATAGAAAGTTTGATTCTGCGTATATCCAAAAGGTATTTGCTTTATGGGAAAAGCGTTTATCTCGTTTAGAGGATGCTTATCTGGATGTAGATGCTCAGGGTAAAAAATTGACTAAAGGCGCTTTAGAAGAACAGATGTCTATGCATGTGCTTAAAGCTATGGCAAAAAGCCTAGATGCACACACCTGTTATTTTAGTCCTAAAGAAGCTATAGAAATGCGTACTTGTCTAGAAAAACAATTTGAGGGAATTGGTGTAGTATTAACCGAATCTGTTGAAGGAGTTGTCATTAGTGATTTAGTTAAAGGAGGACCGGCTTATCGTGTAGGCAAAATCATTCCAGGTGATGTGCTTATATCTATTGATGGAAAATCTATTGCTCAGCTCTCTTATGAGCAAGTATTAGACTGTCTACAAAGCGTGAATAAACGCAAGATTGAATTAGGATTAAAAAGAATACAAGATAAGCAAGAAGTGAATTATTTTGTAGCCTTGCAAAAAGAAAAAATCATTATGGAGCAAGATCGCTTGCAATACACTTTTGAACCATTTGGTGATGGAATTATTGGAAAGCTTACTCTTCCTTCTTTTTATGAAAGTAAAGACAGTTCAAGTTGTGAAGCAGATATTCGATCTGCTTTAAGAGAGTTAAAAAAACAAGGCAAGCTGCTTGGTTTGGTTTTAGATCTGAGGGATAATTCTGGCGGGTTCTTAACACAAGCTGTTAAAGTTGCGGGTCTTTTTATTTCTAACGGAGTGGTTGTTGTTTCTAAATATGCTCAAGAAGAAATACAATATTTACGAGAACTAGATGGAAGGAATTATTACGACGGGCCTCTGGTTATTTTAACCTCAAAACTCTCAGCTTCTGCTGCTGAAATTGTAGCACAGGCATTGCAGGACTACGGCGTTGCTTTAGTAATAGGGGATGAGAGAACTTATGGAAAAGGAACTATTCAATTTCAAACCGTAACAAGAGAAAAAGCGCCTTCTTTTTTTAAAGTAACCGTCGGTAGATATTACACTGTTTCAGGAGCCTCTACACAAATCGAAGGAGTAAAAGCTAATATTGTAGTTCCTTCTCGGTATTTTATTTATGATGTAGGAGAGAGGTTTTTGCAATATCCTCTAAAAAGCGATCGAATTCCATCGGTGTACGCAGACCCTTTGATAGATATAAATCCTCAACAAATCAATTGGTTTCAAAAACATTATTTGCCAAGTCTTCAGAAAAAGGTTTCTGTCTGGAATCAAATGGAATCTCTTTTAACAATAAATAGCAGTCAAAGGCTCAGTCGCGATAAAAATTTTTCTCTGTTTCTAGATGTTAAAAAACAAGAAAAAGAAGGAAAAGAAAATACTTTAACGATAAATCGCAATTGGGGGATAGAGGACTTGCAAATGTCTGAGGCATTAAATGTTTTAAAAGATATGGCGATATTAGAAAACAGCGCTCAAAAACTTTAATAAAAGATAAACAATCTATTGCAAAAAATCATCTGGCTTTATATCTTTCTTGATTCATCCGTATGGCCAGATAGCTCAGTCGGTAGAGCAGAGGCCTGAAAAGCCTTGTGTCGCCGGTTCAAATCCGGCTCTGGCCACATCTTTGGTAGAGTCATATGTATTTTCTTTAGATTATTTCTTAGAGTTTCTGATTGACCCTGCAAATAGTCCTTTAAATGTTTTTCTGTTTTAACCAGGGATTTATTGCGCAACTTTTTGTCTATTGCGCAAAGAAATGTTGCGCAATATGCTAGTTGTTAAGAAAATGGATAATTTATGACAAAGCAGACTACTTAGTTTGATCTTATTTTGGAAATTATTGGTAGATTCCCTGGCGGTGCATCAGTAGAAGAGATTCTCTTAGGATTAAACCCTCCGCTTCCTCGTCGGACATTGCAGTATCAGTTGGTCTCTTTAGTAAAAAGTGGGAGCCTTGTTGCTAAAGGGCGGACTAAGGGACGAAGATTTCATCTTCCAATTCCTGTAAAAAAATCTATAACTAAACAATCTGATAATTATTTTCCTTTATCAACTATTGCTAAGTCGATTAACTTGGCTGTAAGTCGTCCGATTCAGGAAAGAGCCTATGTAAGTTATTCAAGAGAGTTTCTCGATCAATATCGTCCAAATGTAACACAGTATCTTTCAGAGTCATTGAAAAGGAAATTGTTTGCGTTGGGTACAACAGACGGAGACAGGCCAGCGGGAACATATGCTCGTCAAATTTATAGTCGGTTACTGATTGACTTGTCATGGAACTCAAGTCGACTGGAAGGCAATACCTATTCTCTTTTGGAAACAGAGCGATTGCTAGAGTTAGGAGAAGCAGCTGAAGGTAAAAGCCGTCGAGAAACTCAAATGATTTTAAATCACAAATCGGCTATCGAGTTTCTATTAGAATCAGCAGTGGATGTAGGGATTAATCGATATGCAATTCTAAATATTCACGCTCTTTTAGCAGATGATCTTCTCCAGGACCATTCCTGTGGAGCTCTTCGTCAGATTGCCGTAGGAATTGCTGGGTCAGTGTATCTGCCACTTGTAGTGCCTCAATTGATCAGCGAATGTTTTCAACAAATCATCGAGACGGCTAACGCGATAAAAAATCCATTTGAGCAGGCATTTTTTCTCATGGTACACCTTCCTTACCTGCAACCATTTGAAGATGTCAATAAAAGAGGTTCACGTCTTGCAGCTAATTTGCCGCTAATGCGAGAAAATCTTTGCCCATTGTCCTTTGTTGATGTCCCTGAGCAAATATATATTAATGGTCTTTTGGGAGTTTATGAGCTCAATCAGATTGAGCTTTTGGCAGAAGTGTTTGCTTGGGCCTACGAGCGATCTTGTCTTCGCTACTCAGCTGCTCAAAAAAACTCTTGGAGATCCAGATCCATTTCGTATTCGCTATAGAACATTAAGGAAAGAAACTGTTGCAAGTGTTGTTCATGGGAAAATGGATAAGAAATCAGCTACTGCGCTTATTCGAAAGCAGGCGAAGGACATGGTTCCGATTGCTGACCAAATGAAATTTATCGAGGTTGTTGAAACTGAGTTAATGAGTTTACATGAGGGAAACATTTCTCGTTATGGGTTAAGGCCTTTAGACTTTGAGAAATGGCAGAAGGGATGGTTCTGATACTTTATAAGAAGTGCGTTATTCATTCGATTCTAGTTCTTGTACAAAATTTTTATTGAAAAACTATATCAAATAAAATACTATCCCCTACCTTTAGTCTCTACTTAAAGAATTGCTTTTAATAGGTATATGATGAATGCGTTTTCAATGGGGTTGTTCATTTTTATACTGAGTTTTCTTTCTATCCATAGCATGCACTGTTCAGAAATTGATTTAGGGTTGTATGAGAAAAGTGTGCATAGTCAAAATGGAGAAGATGGAGTCACTGAAGCCCTTTTTGATTTAATAGGGTCAGATTCTAAGTTCTTTGTTGAATTCGGGGTTCAAGATGGATCGGAATGTAATACTCGCTATCTGCGTGAACATTTAGGTTGGTCTGGGTTGATGATGGATTCTGACCACCAAAACACTGCTATTAACTTACAACAAGAAAGAATAACAGCAGAAAATATTAATAGCCTTTTTGAAAAATATCAAGTGCCTGATGAATTGGATCTACTTTCTATTGATATCGATTCAAATGACTTCCATATTTGGCATGCAATAGATAGCCGATATCGTCCCAAAGTTGTTATTATTGAATATAATGCCACACATTTACCTCACGAAGATAAAGTTGTAGTCTATGACCCTAATCTATGTTGGGATGGATATAATTATTTTGGAGCAAGTATTCTTTCTCTCTATAAATTAGCACGTAAAAAAGGGTATTCCCTGGTCTATGCTGATAATACAGGGGTTAATCTATTTTTTATTCGAGATGATTTAGTGGAAATGAGCAGCTTTACATTTAAAAATATCAATTGCGTAGATAAGACTTATAAGTATTTCGGACATAATGGCTCTGGTCCAAATAAGGGTCACCAAGCCGATCCCTATAAAAGGCCTTATGTAATGGCAGAGCAGCTTTTACTATGAATTTTTAGGAGAAAACCCATGCTTCGTTCCATTTATTTAATGAGTATATGGAGTCTGTTTACCTTAACAACAGTTCAATCAATGGCATCTGGATTTACCTGTCTTGATGAAAAGATTCCTTCTCATGATAGACGCTATAACACTTTTTTACAGGCGCTTGCGCTTATAAAGAATAGAGGCTTGCAAACAATTGTAGAAACAGGGACTGCTAGAGGAGGAGTTAAAGATATAGGAGCTGGTGCATCCTCCTATATTTTTTCTGATTACGTTAGAGAATACGGTGGGGACTTTTACTCTGTGGATATTGATCCAAAAGCTCTTGCAAATGCACAAAAAGATATGGATGTAGTTCCTGAAAATGCGTATTTTATTTGCGCTGATTCTGTAGATTTTTTACATTCTTTTCCAGATCCCATAGATTTTCTGTATTTAGATAGTTATGATTATGATGTGGGGGATCCATTTCCTTCGCAATACCATCATCTTATGGAAATCCAAGTTGCTTATCCTAAATTACACGAAAATAGCATAGTCATGATTGATGACTGTGATCTTCCTCATGGAGGGAAGGGGTTATATGCCATCCAATTTCTTCTTAAAAGAGGATGGAAAATCATTGCAGACGAGTATCAAGTAATATTAGTACAAAAATTCTAACTAAAATTTACGGGGAATAAGTTGTTGCATAGCTTTAAGAAGAGGCTCAATGCCTTCTCTATGCATAGCAGAAATAGGAAAGAGTGTTGTTTCTGGGTAGGGATATTTTTGTTTAAAGGTTTCTAGATTCTGCATGGCTGTTTCGCAATCTATTTTATTTAATACAACAAGAAAGGGTTTATCTAATAACTCTTTTCGATAAGCTGTTATCTCGTTTTGTAAAATCTGAAAATCTTTAAAAGGATCTCTTTCTTCTATTCCAGAAACATCGATCAAATAGATCAAAACAGAAGAACGCTCAATATGTTTGAGAAAAGATAAACCCAATCCACGATCGAGGTGAGCACCTTCTATAATACCTGGAATATCTGCAATTAAAATCCTAGAGAAATCCTCAAATTGAATATAACTTAGGTTTGGGTACAGTGTTGTAAAAGGATAAGCTCCAATTTTAACATGACAATGAGTAATTTGTTTTAAAAGAGTGGACTTACCTGCATTAGGCATTCCAATAAAGCCAATATCAGCAATTAATTTCAACTCGAGTTGAACCTCGTGTATTTCACCTTCGTGACCTGGTGTGCATATGTTAGGAGCTTGGTTGGTAGGAGATTTAAAGCAGGCGTTTCCTTTGCCTCCTTTGCCTCCTTTGCACAGGGTGTATTCTTGATTTTTGTCAGTAAAATCGGCTAATATTTCTTGTGTTTTGGTATTTTTAACAATAGTACCGCAAGGGATGTGTAAAATAAGATCTTTGCCATTGCGTCCCCTTTGAAGATTTCCTCCCCCTGGAATGCCATTTTCTGCATTGATTAAACGACGATTGCGAAATCCTTCCAAAGAAAGGATGTTCTCATTGGTTTTTAGGATAATAGAGCCACCTTGGCCTCCATTTCCACCAACAGGACCTCCTTTAGGAATAAACTTCTCCCTCCGCCAGGCAACGACGCCATTACCGCCTTTTCCAGCGCGTACTGTAACTGTAACTGAATCGATAAACATATGTGTATTTTTACAAGCCCCCTGGCTTAGTTGAGGGCTACAAAGTATTAAAGAGCGGGTTGAACGGAAACATATGTGCGGTTGGTTTTACGATAAGAAACGATACCATCAATTAAAGCATATATCGTATCATCGCGTCCACGTCCTACATTTTTTGCGGGATGCCATTTTGTGCCTCTTTGACGCACAATAATGCTACCTGCTGTAACAAATTGTCCCCCAGTTGCCTTAACTCCAAGGCGTTGCGAGTGAGAGTCGCGACCATTTCGGCTAGATCCTTGACCTTTCTTATGTGCCATTGTTGCTCCTTATCCAATAATATCTGTAATCTTAATTCGGGTATAACGCTGGCGATGGCCTACTTTACGACGAATCGGTTTGCGTCTTTTGTATTTGAATGCAACTACTTTTGGCCCTTTAGCATCTTGCTTGATAAGCTCTGCTTGTACAACAGTATCAGCAAGATAAGGGGTGCCAATCTTAACATTTCCCGCTTCGCTAACTAGTAAAACATTTTTAAATTTTACTACACTATCCTCTATATCTAGCAATTCTACATCGATGGTATCACCCTTTTCAACACGGTATTGTTTACCACCTGTTTCGATAATTGCGTACATCTGGCCTCCTAAAATAAACTTAAAGATTCGCATGTAGAAGAAAAAAAACATGATAGGACAGTCTTGAATCAAAGTCAATGTGAAAAAATGCAAATGTAAAAAAGGATAGAAAGAAAGGATTTTTATTTTTAATTCATTTTTTATTAAAAAATAAAAATTTAATTATTTGATTAATAATTAAATTATACATAGTATGAAAAGTAAGAGGATAAATGAATAGGGATGGTTATGAAGGGGCTTAAAAAAAGGATAAACACACTTAAGTCCTCAAAAATTACTCTAAGAAAGCATCATAACCGTGCATTTTTTAAAGAGCAGGAAAGTGAGTCTAAAATTAAGTTAGAACAAGATAAAAAAGCTTAAGGAGGGTTTATGCCTAGAAAGCATGCCAAGAGAGCACCAGCAAAAAGAAAAACTCATCATCATCACAGAACGCACAAGAAATCAGCTTGGAAACAGTTCTGGAATCGCTATTGCTCTATGTAAATCTCAAGACTTCTTTTTGAATAAAAGTGCACCCGCATAACAAGAAGAAGAAACAAGTGAGATGGTGGCCCCTGGGGGCCAGTTTAATTGATAAGAGAGTAGGATGCCGATAAATGTGAGCATAAGACCGCATGCTGTTGCTAAAGTCATCATTTGCAATAAACTGCGGGTGAAAATAGCAGCAATGGCAGCGGGTATTGCTAACATAGTTACAACCAAGATCGCCCCAACTATTTGGATTAATAGCACAATTGAGATAGCTACTAAACCTAGCAGTAGAAAATAAAAGCTTTGTACAGGAAGCTGTTTTAACTTAGCTTGTTCTTCATCAAAACAAATGGCTAAAAGCGGTTTATAAAATCTAGTAACTATAGATAAAATGAGCGCATTTAAAGCAAATAATAAAAAAATATCATTGTTGCTAACCCATAGAATATTTCCAAATAAAAAATCAATGAGCTCTGTGTTATAGCCAGGGGTAAGAGCAATGAAAATGACTCCGATAGACATTCCGATAGCCCAAATAGCAGCAATTGCTGTGTCTTCTCTTTCCTTATATTTTAAATGAATCCAGCCCATTAAGAATGCAGAAATTAACCCAGCTATTAATGCTCCAATGAATGGGGTGAGAAAGGTAAGTCCAAATCTGACTTTCAACCATAAACAAATCCCCATTCCTCCAAGCACAGAATGGGCAATGCTACCACTAATGGAAACAATTCTTTTAACTACTACATAAGAACCGATAATACCGCCGGTTAATGCAGCACCGCAACCTGCTAATAACGTATGCAATAGAAAAGGATTATCAAACATATTAAAAAGAAAAGTGTTGGGGGTTTGTTAAAGGGGTATGATAAAGGCCCAAAGCAAAATGCTCACATACTTCTTTAGTCTGAAGAGAGGTTGCTTGGCGATTTATGCAAATGAGCCTACTGGCTTTATCAATAATTGTTTGTAAATCATGAGACACCATCAGTATCGTCATGTCAGCATTTAACTCTTTTAATAGCTGATAAATGGATTTTTCCGCTTGAGGATCTACATTGGCTGTTGGTTCATCGAGCAGTAGGATTTTAGGATGGTCAACAATTGCCCTTGCAATAAGGGCTCTTTGCGTTTCTCCACCTGATAGAGAGCCAAAAGAAGCTTTTTCTTTGTGTAAAAGGCCCACTTTTTCCAATGCCTGTAAGCCTAATTTGCGCATGGTTTTAGGAAATCTTCCCCAGCAATTAAGTTTACCAAGACATCCCATCATCACTACATCTAAAACACAAATCGGAAAATTGCGATCCACTTGTTGCATTTGAGGGACATACCCCATTAAATGCCTAGTATGCTTAGGATTCTTGTTTAAAACCTTTACCCAACCTTTTTTTGGTTGCAAAAGCCCTAAGATCAATTTAAAAAAAGTGGTCTTGCCACCGCCATTTGGACCGAAAACGACAATAAATTCATTAGGCTGCACAGTTATATTGACATCTTCAAGAATGCTTTGATGGTTATAATTAAAAAATAATTGGTGGATAGAGATAACGTCAATCATGAATGATATTTTTAACCACTTCTGCCATCTGTTTTAGACTTGCTATATAATCTTCAGAATAAGGATCGATGATGTAAGTAGGGATCTCTAAATTTTGAGCAAGTAACTTAGCTGCTTTACTGCCGTGTTGAGGTTCTATAATAATGCCACCTATGCCTAGCGTTTTTATCTTATGAAGCAATTCTGGAACATATTGAGGTAAACAGTCCTTACCCTCTTCTTCAAGAGATAATTGCTCGAGTTTATAGTCTCTACAAAAATAGGCAAAAGCTGGATGGGAGACTAAAATAGTTTTGCCTTGCTTATTTTTAAGTATAATAGTTAATTCTTGATCAATTTGCTCTAGTTCTTTTAGTAGAGTATTTAAATTTCTTTGGTATAACTCTGTATGGGTTGGGAATAGCTGAATCAAAGCTTGTGTAATTCTTTTTACTTGAGTCTGCATCATTTTTGGGCTTAGCCAAATATGTAGATCTTTAGTGTCCAAATGAGAGCAGCAATCTCCTTTATAAGACAAAAGAGCAAGACCTTCTGCTAAATCAATGATAAGAGGGGGATTTTTCATTTCTTGAAAGACCCTCTGAGCTTTTTGATCTGCTCTTTCTCCTAATTTCAACCACAATACAGCTTGTTTTTGCAATTGTACTTGTTTAGGGGTCGGTTCATATAAATGAGGGTTTGCTCCAGAAGGGATAAGAGACTCAGCTGATACGGTATTTTCTGCGATTTTTTTCACAAAATAAAGATAAGGAGGAACGCTAACCAAAACAACAGGAGGTTCTGAGTAACTCAGAATAGGAATAATACAAAAAAAACTAATAAATAAACGAAGGAGCATTTTTTTAAAACCTGATAAAGCTACAATTGAGGATCATAATTTTTTAAGCGATTTTGGAAAAGAAATAACTCTCTAGTTAAACTTTGAAATAAAAGATTTAGTAAATGATCTTTTTAAAATAGACTATACAGCTCTCTTGAATTTTTTCTTGTAAGATAAACTGTAGTTAAGGTAGTCTTTAGCACGTTTAAAAGCTTTTGGAGGAGTGTTCGAGTGGCCGATGGAGCACGCTTGGAAAGCGTGTGTACACGTAAGTGTACCGTGGGTTCGAATCCCACCTCCTCCGATTTAATTCATCAGATAATCTGAACATCCACTTTTTCTTGGACAATGCTCTTCTTTCTGTTTTTGACTTAAAATTGACAATATGTTTTTTTCTATTTATTTGCTATTCGTCTATATCTCAAGTTACGAGTTCTCCCAATTCGTTCAATTAATCGTTTTTCAAGGAGTGAATTAAGCCATCTTTGTGCCGTGGCGCGAGAAATAGAAAATTTATTAGTCACATCTTGAGTCGTAATTTCGTTTTGTGAGTAGAATAGAGCTAGAATGGCTTCTTCGGTTTGCATTTTTATTGGGGCTTGAGAAGAGCGTCTTGGTAAAATGCATTTTATAAAATTTGCTCCTTCGATAATTTGAGGTATTTCAAGACCCCAAGCCTCATAGCTTTTAAAGATATTAATAAACCCAGTCCCCATTTTTTCTGCAAGACCCATCTCGCGAAAGATCTTACAAATAGCAGGATTGCGTAAATAGGTTAGTCCTTTTAACAGTTGATCTTGTTCAATAGGACCTGAAAAATTACCGGGACTAAATAACTCCAAACGATCGTCATATATAGCAATCTTAGATGGAGCCTGGATATGATAATTTCGATGGATTAATAAGTTTATTAATGCTTCTCTAAAGGCAATTTCTGGAATTTCCAATTTTTCACTCCTTATAACTCCTTCAACAGAAAATGACTTTGAAAGACGATTAAGAACAAAATGATGGGCCTGCTGAAATTGGTTTAAAAGAGTGCCTTCACAATCTATGGATGCAATAGCGTTTCTGCCTTCTACACCTCGGAAATGGCTCACAATGATCATCGCTTCTGAAAGAAAAAACTGAGGAGACTTTCCAAAGTTCAATATACCTGCATAAGTGGGAAAGAGCTCGGAATGCTCTTCAATAACTAAAGAATAGGAACGCAAGACGTCTTGAGTCACTCTTGCAGATGCTTGATTTTTTCTAGCATCAAGAAAATTTTGAATTAATTGACTATCAAGAGTGTCAAGAGGGGCATTGTAAACTGGAAGTTTTTCAAAATCTATTCTATGTGATTGCCATTTTAGTTCTTCAATCATAGCAGGAGTGGCATGTACTGTGCTTCTTCCTACGCGAACATAAGTTCCTTTCTCTATTCCTTCAGACTTCCTGAAATAAGGTTTACTCATTCCTGATGACACAGAAATAATTAATACAGTTTTATCTCCAAACACTTGAGCAGCTACTAAAGGAATGATTGGTGGATAACAAGCTTCATAAATAGAATGATTTAGAGACTCAAGAAGCTTATTTATTTGATCTTCAGGAAGCCCTACTATTGTTCGATTGTTATCGACGCCAAGTATAAGTCTTCCTCCTTTTTGATTGCAAAAACCGATGATGGTTTTAATAATTTGTTCATTTTTTGGAACTTCTCTTTTAAACTCTAATAAAGCTGATTCCGACTCAGGATAGCGAACTACATTCATATTCTCTCTTCATTTGCCTCAAATTAATTTAATTATGCATTAAATGAGGCAAATGAGGCAAATAAAAAATCTATTTTTTATTTTTTTTGCCTCATTATAAGCTTTTCTGAAGAAAATGTTTGGGTAAAAAATTTTTAAGAAAATACATTTTTTGCAACACGATTAAGAGCTAATTGAATCATTTTGAGGGAATCGGGGCTTACCCCAAGCTCTTTTGCAAAATTTCCCCACTCTGCAACCGCCATTTTTACCTCATCA
This sequence is a window from Candidatus Rhabdochlamydia sp. T3358. Protein-coding genes within it:
- a CDS encoding RNA-binding domain-containing protein, whose amino-acid sequence is MNVVRYPESESALLEFKREVPKNEQIIKTIIGFCNQKGGRLILGVDNNRTIVGLPEDQINKLLESLNHSIYEACYPPIIPLVAAQVFGDKTVLIISVSSGMSKPYFRKSEGIEKGTYVRVGRSTVHATPAMIEELKWQSHRIDFEKLPVYNAPLDTLDSQLIQNFLDARKNQASARVTQDVLRSYSLVIEEHSELFPTYAGILNFGKSPQFFLSEAMIIVSHFRGVEGRNAIASIDCEGTLLNQFQQAHHFVLNRLSKSFSVEGVIRSEKLEIPEIAFREALINLLIHRNYHIQAPSKIAIYDDRLELFSPGNFSGPIEQDQLLKGLTYLRNPAICKIFREMGLAEKMGTGFINIFKSYEAWGLEIPQIIEGANFIKCILPRRSSQAPIKMQTEEAILALFYSQNEITTQDVTNKFSISRATAQRWLNSLLEKRLIERIGRTRNLRYRRIANK